The Ananas comosus cultivar F153 linkage group 4, ASM154086v1, whole genome shotgun sequence region tcaatttaacttattgttcgttgtccagctcgtgagccagctcctGTTTGgttcgttaaaaaaaaaaaaaaaagggatttgtTTTTTTCGGTCTAAGACTCATTTTCAATTCTTCTTATACTAAATTCattatttgcaattttttttagagagaggtAGTAAGCttactcttttctttattttttagtaatgTAAAGTAACTAGGCATTCAATttggaatctcggataccaactataTATCAAATCCTCAGCCAACTGCATAGGTGCGGTTGgtgtcaaattttttattattgatagtGGGTTGTTATTGAAAATAGAAAGATGGGATAAAAAGATACAAAGTTCTAGATCTTACAAATTACCATTCTTTATCAATAAATAACTTCGTGATGGAAAAATTTGTAGTTCATCATGCATCCTaccaaactaattaaatttatataccAACACGATCAAAGATgcattctaataaaatatatactaaGTAACAAAAAGATGTTCAAATCGGTTATCACATAGAAACAAATCCAAAATAGTGTGTACGTATGAGGAAAAATAGTGGCCTTGATAGGCGGATAAATAGACTATGAGGGAGAATGAGAAAGGTAGTTGCATAGCCCACTATAGCAGGCATACCTATTGGGACGTGCAATCATTCTCCATGGTGAGAGATATTATTTACCGTCCATTAATTTACTTTGATATTCGTATCAGTCTATACGATGGACGGTGGATGAAACAGTCTCACTTTGGGGATTGATAAATAGGCTAGTGTCGAGTTGACTATGACTCACCTTTGATAGATGAGGGAGAATGAGAATGGTAGTTGAATAGCAACTATCACGGGCATCTCAATTGAGACGTGCAAGAGTGTAGAGAGTATGGGAATTAAACTCTATATAAAGGCGTGATCCGTAGTTGCATGTACATGTAAGAGGCACGTCTAAGTAATTAGGACTTAGCTATATTGTGAGAGATCAACATACTAGTGTTGTCAAGGGTTCAAGTTTCCAATATGTTTGCAGCTGCGCTGTTGCTTCTTGGAGTTCTTGTGGCCATTCCAACAAGTCTCTCTATCcatctctccccctctctttttctaatATACGTGAATTTGGTAATATTGTTATGCTTGTTTTCGTGCATGCGTATGCATGGAAATACATGGAagttcatgcatgcatgcaatatGCGGGCCTGTTTGGCGCAGTGGAGCTTAATTTTGAGATAATGTTACATGAGTAAGGATATTAGAGGAGTATAATATTCTTAGCTACTTGATAATGCATCCTCCTATAAGCTAGCGAGTTTGCAATTGTAAAGATATATAGCAGCTTTCAAGTAAAGCACTTttgcttttaaaatttagaattttatttcaGTATTGTGTTAAAAATCAGAACTTTTTATTTACCAAAAACTTTACTGCTTGAGAAGCTGGCCTGGCCTggctaaataaaaattagatagcaTGCATGACTATACATATTTCTTTGCTATCAcaaatgatttttctttttttgaagtTATTTTTGGAGCATTGCTACACATATACAACTTAAACTACATTTAGCAATTCATTTTAAttcctttccctttttcttttttttttttttttttgagagagataggtagtacgctacccgcttcgtttatttcatttagaaataaacttagctggaaatgtgaatcaactaagattcgaacttgggtctcgggtaccaaccaccaagccttttgccacttgccctttgccacttgctggAAATACAAATTCTTTATATGCTACATAAGATATGAATCACAATACAATAAAATTACTGATTACTTTTTCCGTCTGTAAAACCGTTCCCTATTTTCAAACATGAACAGATGAAATACCGTAAGATTGTAAGATATATGCTGGACAAGTTTAAAAGAATTTTAGTCACTTGGATTTTGACTCTGAACTAAATCTTTGCTTGTTTTCAGCCGTGCAATCCATTGGTGTTTGCTATGGAATGCTTGGAAACAACCTGCCGCCGCCGAGCTCTGTAGTAAATCTGTACAAATCCAAAGGCATTGGCGCGATGAGAATCTACAGCCCCGACGGGGCCACTCTCCAAGCCCTCAAGGGCTCCAACATCCAGCTCATAGTCGACGTCCCCAACAACAATCTCCAGTCAATCGCCTCCGATCAATCCGCGGCCGCCAACTGGGTCAAGTCCAATGTGCAAGCCTACATTCCTGGTGTCTCCTTTAAGTACATCGCAGTCGGCAATGAAGTGATCCCCGGGAACCAGGCGCAGTATGTTCTCCCTGCCATGAAGAACATCTACAACGCCTTATCTTCGGCTGGCCTGAGTGGCCAGATCAAAGTCTCCACAGCAGTCTCACAAGGTGTTCTTGGATCATCATATCCTCCGTCGAACGGAGCGTTCTCTTCGGATGCTGCATCGACCTTGGGGCCTATTGTGCAGTTCCTGGCGAAAACAGGAGCTCCTTTACTCGTGAATGTGTACCCATATTTCAGTTATGTGAACAACCAAGGAAGCATCAAAATCGACTATGCATTGTTCACGTCGCCGGGGACAGTCGTGCAGGATGGGCAGTATGGATATCAGAACCTCTTTGATGCCATCGTGGACGCGCTCTATGCAGCATTACAGAAGGCCGGGGGGTCGAATGTTAATGTCGTGGTGTCAGAGAGTGGCTGGCCGTCGGCAGGTGGCACCGCAGCCACAGTCAGCAACGCACAGACATACAATCAGAATCTGATCAAACATGTCGGAAAAGGGACGCCGAGGAAGCCTGGGCCGATAGAGACCTACATATTTGCAATGTTCAATGAGGATCAGAAACCGGCAGGGATAGAGCAACACTGGGGACTGTTTAAACCTGATGGACAACCTGTCTATCCGATCGACTTCAGTTAAATGGCGAAAAGAGATGAGAAATAAGAGCTACTCAAAAAGTTGAATGATCGACGAAAAATAAACCACCGGAATAATTGATATGCCTTACTTTTACCTTGGGACTTGTATGTACCGGAATATCGCGTGTTATAATAAAGCGAATGCTGGAATAATAAAGGTGGAATGAATAAATGGTATTTTTAAATCTTGGTGTTTGATATATACTGATGAATTCTTGATACATCTGCAGTTCTCTGAAAAAGCTACAGGGCTGCAAGAACAGAATGAATGAGAAAACAATTGTGGAATCATTTTGTCGAATTGAAATCTAAATTCTAAAAGCATTAGAGTGCCAGAGGAGCCACAGAaagaaattttcaatttcaagaTTAATTAAATGTCAAACTCTGTCAAATGACTTATTTACATGTATAAACATTTAATTACTCTGAAAAAGTGTAAGCATCTAATCAATCATCTTAAAAGTGAAAAGTCATAGAATAAGAAGTTTAACTTGCCTCCTCCAGTCAAATAGATCAGCTACACTTCTCTTCTTCAGTTAAAAATTTGCTGCCATTTAGAAATAACAGAGACTGTAGTTAATTACTTTATCTGAACTTATTCTGAACCTACCGAATAC contains the following coding sequences:
- the LOC109708817 gene encoding glucan endo-1,3-beta-glucosidase-like isoform X2, which encodes MMAVQSIGVCYGMLGNNLPPPSSVVNLYKSKGIGAMRIYSPDGATLQALKGSNIQLIVDVPNNNLQSIASDQSAAANWVKSNVQAYIPGVSFKYIAVGNEVIPGNQAQYVLPAMKNIYNALSSAGLSGQIKVSTAVSQGVLGSSYPPSNGAFSSDAASTLGPIVQFLAKTGAPLLVNVYPYFSYVNNQGSIKIDYALFTSPGTVVQDGQYGYQNLFDAIVDALYAALQKAGGSNVNVVVSESGWPSAGGTAATVSNAQTYNQNLIKHVGKGTPRKPGPIETYIFAMFNEDQKPAGIEQHWGLFKPDGQPVYPIDFS
- the LOC109708817 gene encoding glucan endo-1,3-beta-glucosidase-like isoform X1, which codes for MFAAALLLLGVLVAIPTTVQSIGVCYGMLGNNLPPPSSVVNLYKSKGIGAMRIYSPDGATLQALKGSNIQLIVDVPNNNLQSIASDQSAAANWVKSNVQAYIPGVSFKYIAVGNEVIPGNQAQYVLPAMKNIYNALSSAGLSGQIKVSTAVSQGVLGSSYPPSNGAFSSDAASTLGPIVQFLAKTGAPLLVNVYPYFSYVNNQGSIKIDYALFTSPGTVVQDGQYGYQNLFDAIVDALYAALQKAGGSNVNVVVSESGWPSAGGTAATVSNAQTYNQNLIKHVGKGTPRKPGPIETYIFAMFNEDQKPAGIEQHWGLFKPDGQPVYPIDFS